In Zunongwangia profunda SM-A87, the following proteins share a genomic window:
- a CDS encoding 3-keto-disaccharide hydrolase: MKRKISSSGITKTINLQLAALFISGTVLIGCGESKKKSSDEETVDTAANTEETVAATSPNQLSEKEKEEGWKLLFDGKSTDGWRGYLKDSFPEKGWIIEDGALKVQGAGTGEAGNGGDIIFDEEFKDFELSLEWKISEGGNSGIFYLAEEIEGEPIFTSAPEMQILDNDRHPDAKLGKDGNRQAGSLYDLIPARPQNAKPVGEWNKVSVLVYRGTVVHTQNGENVVEYHLWTDEWKEMIKDSKFKDWKSFLNAGGDDKKGYIGLQDHGDDVWFRNIKIKEL; this comes from the coding sequence ATGAAAAGAAAAATAAGCTCATCAGGAATTACAAAAACGATCAATTTGCAGTTGGCAGCGCTTTTTATATCAGGTACTGTGCTGATAGGCTGTGGAGAAAGCAAAAAGAAATCATCAGACGAAGAGACAGTCGATACGGCAGCAAATACTGAAGAAACAGTTGCGGCTACCTCTCCCAATCAACTATCTGAAAAAGAGAAAGAAGAGGGTTGGAAATTATTGTTTGACGGTAAAAGCACCGATGGTTGGCGAGGCTACCTTAAAGATTCTTTCCCTGAAAAAGGATGGATCATTGAAGACGGAGCCTTAAAAGTTCAGGGGGCAGGTACTGGAGAAGCCGGTAATGGAGGAGATATCATCTTTGATGAGGAATTTAAAGATTTTGAACTTTCCCTGGAATGGAAAATTTCGGAAGGAGGAAACAGCGGAATTTTTTATTTAGCAGAAGAGATAGAAGGAGAGCCTATTTTCACTTCGGCTCCTGAAATGCAGATTCTTGATAATGACAGGCATCCGGATGCCAAATTAGGTAAGGATGGCAACAGGCAGGCGGGCTCTTTATACGATTTAATACCTGCCAGACCACAAAATGCTAAACCTGTAGGAGAATGGAATAAAGTGTCTGTTCTTGTATACCGGGGAACTGTTGTACATACCCAAAACGGCGAAAATGTTGTGGAATATCACTTATGGACCGATGAATGGAAAGAAATGATTAAAGACAGTAAGTTTAAAGACTGGAAGAGTTTTCTAAATGCCGGAGGGGATGATAAAAAAGGCTATATCGGACTTCAGGATCATGGCGATGATGTATGGTTTAGAAATATAAAAATAAAAGAGCTATAA